The following are encoded together in the Kribbella voronezhensis genome:
- a CDS encoding adenylate kinase — protein sequence MRMLLMGPPGAGKGTQAKVLADRLGIPAVSTGDIFRANVKDETPLGLEAKRYMDAGNYVPDEVTNAMVRDRLSDADAGEGFLLDGYPRTLPQVGTLDDILAEHGHKLDAVVALIADTDVLVDRMLRRAKTDGRADDSEEVVRHRQDVYAAETKPLLQVYAQRGLLVEVDGVGEIDEVSERVLAALKSLTE from the coding sequence ATGAGAATGTTGCTGATGGGTCCGCCCGGGGCGGGTAAGGGTACGCAGGCAAAGGTGCTTGCGGACCGGCTCGGCATCCCGGCTGTTTCCACCGGCGACATCTTCCGTGCGAACGTCAAGGACGAGACCCCGCTGGGGCTCGAGGCGAAGCGCTACATGGACGCGGGCAACTACGTGCCGGACGAGGTCACCAATGCGATGGTGCGCGACCGGCTCTCCGACGCGGACGCGGGGGAGGGGTTCCTGCTCGACGGGTACCCCCGCACCCTGCCCCAGGTCGGCACCCTGGACGACATCCTGGCCGAGCACGGCCACAAGCTCGACGCCGTGGTCGCGCTGATCGCCGACACCGACGTGCTGGTGGACCGGATGCTGCGCCGGGCCAAGACCGACGGCCGGGCGGACGACTCCGAAGAGGTCGTCCGGCACCGTCAGGACGTGTACGCCGCCGAGACCAAGCCGCTGCTGCAGGTGTACGCCCAGCGCGGCCTGCTGGTCGAGGTCGACGGCGTGGGCGAGATCGACGAGGTCAGCGAGCGCGTGCTGGCCGCCCTCAAGTCACTGACCGAGTGA
- the map gene encoding type I methionyl aminopeptidase encodes MIFKDRGIELKTREQIVAMRAAGLVVGRTLELLRSEVRPGITTGDLDAIAEDSIRSAGATPSFKGYHGFTGSICASVNDEIVHGIPGDRVLAEGDLISIDCGAIVNGWHGDAAITVGVGETAPELLELARICEESMWRGFAAARLGGRLTDISAAVEQHVRANSSYGIVEDFVGHGIGSAMHQPPNVPNYGKAGRGPKLVEGLALAVEPMLTLGKQDNHTLEDDWTVVTDDGTVAAHTEHTFTLTPQGPWVLTALDGGEAKLKELGVTFGPLAD; translated from the coding sequence GTGATTTTCAAGGACCGCGGGATCGAACTGAAGACCCGCGAACAGATCGTCGCGATGCGTGCGGCCGGCCTCGTGGTCGGCCGCACCCTCGAACTGCTCCGCTCCGAGGTCCGGCCCGGCATCACCACCGGCGACCTGGACGCGATCGCCGAGGACAGCATCCGGTCGGCCGGCGCGACACCGTCGTTCAAGGGCTATCACGGCTTCACCGGCTCGATCTGCGCGTCGGTGAACGACGAGATCGTGCACGGCATCCCCGGTGACCGGGTGCTGGCAGAGGGCGACCTGATCTCGATCGACTGTGGCGCGATCGTGAACGGCTGGCACGGCGACGCGGCGATCACCGTCGGTGTCGGCGAAACGGCTCCCGAGCTGCTCGAGCTGGCCCGGATCTGCGAGGAGTCGATGTGGCGCGGCTTCGCGGCCGCCCGGCTCGGTGGCCGGCTGACCGACATCTCGGCTGCCGTCGAGCAGCACGTACGCGCCAACTCGTCGTACGGGATCGTCGAGGACTTCGTCGGGCACGGGATCGGGTCGGCGATGCACCAGCCGCCGAACGTGCCGAACTACGGCAAGGCCGGCCGGGGTCCCAAGCTGGTCGAGGGGCTCGCACTCGCGGTGGAGCCGATGCTCACCCTCGGCAAGCAGGACAATCACACACTCGAGGACGACTGGACCGTCGTCACCGATGACGGCACGGTCGCTGCGCACACCGAGCACACGTTCACGTTGACCCCGCAGGGTCCGTGGGTTCTGACCGCCCTCGACGGCGGTGAGGCGAAGCTCAAGGAGCTCGGCGTCACCTTCGGTCCGCTGGCCGACTGA
- a CDS encoding DUF1707 SHOCT-like domain-containing protein, translating into MPSQYQPHQRFTEADRDKIAGRLRDAFADGRLDQPEFSSRLDQLYTVQTYGELEPLVRDLPPVRTYQTPANVQDVAPAPAPGQFPERQRNKQAQQHGRRNLGGFTGIVMINVVIWFVIGLGNGGHWPHFWPVWLLIPWAIIAIGQLGKRR; encoded by the coding sequence ATGCCCAGTCAGTACCAGCCCCACCAGCGTTTCACCGAGGCCGACCGCGACAAGATCGCCGGCCGGCTGCGCGACGCCTTCGCCGACGGCCGGCTGGACCAGCCCGAGTTCAGCTCGCGGCTCGACCAGCTGTACACCGTCCAGACGTACGGCGAGCTGGAACCGCTGGTGCGCGACCTTCCCCCGGTCCGGACCTACCAGACCCCGGCGAACGTGCAGGACGTCGCGCCGGCGCCCGCCCCCGGGCAGTTCCCCGAACGGCAGCGGAACAAGCAGGCGCAGCAGCACGGCCGGCGCAACCTGGGCGGCTTCACCGGCATCGTCATGATCAACGTGGTCATCTGGTTCGTGATCGGGTTGGGCAACGGCGGCCACTGGCCGCACTTCTGGCCCGTCTGGCTGCTGATCCCGTGGGCGATCATCGCCATTGGCCAGCTCGGAAAGCGACGTTGA
- a CDS encoding NAD(P)-dependent oxidoreductase, which yields MKTSVTVLGLGAMGTALARAFLAAGHPTTIWNRTPGRSAELDDLGARRTEDITEAVTSAQLVIVCLLDYAGVSEALHPAAAALDGRVLVNLTNGTPAQARSTAEWARQHGSQYVDGGIMAVPSMIGGPAAFVLYSGSASAFEQHEAALATLGRATYLGSDPGLAPLHDIALLSGMYGMFAGALQAYALIGSEKVSPNAFTADLLVPWLTAMLTSLPRMAADLEYGAEPGAAGSNLAMQAAGFVNLIQAAEDQGVSAALLRPVQRLLESAVAAGLGDQDLSALVPRLATEVTRVG from the coding sequence ATGAAGACCTCTGTCACCGTCCTCGGCCTCGGCGCGATGGGCACCGCCCTCGCCCGCGCCTTCCTGGCCGCCGGCCACCCGACCACGATCTGGAACCGCACCCCCGGCCGCTCCGCCGAACTCGACGACCTCGGCGCCCGCCGGACCGAAGACATCACCGAGGCGGTCACCTCCGCCCAACTGGTGATCGTCTGTCTCCTCGACTACGCCGGCGTCTCCGAAGCACTCCATCCAGCGGCCGCCGCATTGGACGGGCGAGTGCTGGTCAACCTGACCAATGGCACGCCGGCACAAGCCCGCAGTACGGCGGAATGGGCGCGGCAGCACGGGTCGCAGTACGTGGACGGCGGGATCATGGCGGTGCCCTCGATGATCGGCGGTCCGGCCGCCTTCGTGCTCTACAGCGGCTCCGCCAGCGCCTTCGAGCAGCACGAGGCCGCGCTGGCCACACTCGGGCGCGCGACCTATCTGGGCAGTGACCCGGGACTGGCTCCGCTGCACGACATCGCGTTGCTGAGCGGCATGTACGGCATGTTCGCCGGAGCGCTGCAGGCCTACGCGCTCATCGGCAGCGAGAAGGTCTCCCCGAATGCGTTCACCGCGGACCTGCTGGTGCCCTGGCTCACCGCAATGCTCACCTCACTGCCACGGATGGCCGCGGACCTCGAGTACGGCGCGGAGCCGGGTGCGGCCGGATCCAACCTCGCCATGCAGGCGGCCGGATTCGTGAACCTGATCCAGGCGGCCGAGGACCAAGGAGTGAGCGCGGCACTCCTCCGTCCGGTCCAGCGACTCCTGGAAAGCGCCGTTGCTGCTGGACTGGGCGATCAGGACCTGTCTGCCCTGGTCCCCCGACTCGCGACCGAAGTCACTCGGGTGGGTTAG
- a CDS encoding winged helix-turn-helix transcriptional regulator: MATMAPYTCGLDAAADVIGGKWKPRILWALHHGPRRFGELRKDVSGVTEKMLIQQLRELESRRIVHREVYHQVPPKVEYSLTALGESLNTALAPLDAWGADHLDELTATRSC, encoded by the coding sequence ATGGCCACGATGGCGCCGTACACCTGTGGGCTGGATGCCGCCGCCGATGTGATCGGTGGGAAGTGGAAACCGCGGATCCTCTGGGCTCTGCACCATGGGCCGCGACGGTTCGGGGAGTTGCGCAAGGACGTCTCCGGTGTGACGGAGAAGATGCTGATCCAGCAGCTCCGCGAGCTGGAGAGCCGGCGGATCGTGCACCGGGAGGTCTACCACCAGGTGCCACCGAAGGTCGAGTACTCTCTGACAGCGCTCGGTGAGTCCCTGAACACCGCTCTCGCGCCGCTGGATGCCTGGGGCGCGGACCATCTGGACGAGCTCACCGCTACCCGGAGTTGCTGA
- the infA gene encoding translation initiation factor IF-1, with translation MPKKEGVIELEGTIVEALPNAMFRVELSNGHKVLAHISGKMRQHYIRILPEDRVVVELSPYDLTRGRIVYRYK, from the coding sequence ATGCCCAAAAAAGAGGGAGTTATCGAACTCGAGGGCACCATCGTCGAGGCCCTGCCGAACGCGATGTTCCGTGTTGAGCTGTCCAACGGGCACAAGGTGCTCGCGCACATCAGCGGCAAGATGAGGCAGCACTACATCCGGATCCTCCCCGAGGACCGGGTCGTCGTGGAGCTGTCGCCGTACGACCTCACCCGGGGTCGCATCGTCTACCGGTACAAGTAA
- the rpmJ gene encoding 50S ribosomal protein L36, which yields MKVNPSVKKICDKCKVIRRHGRVMVICENPRHKQRQG from the coding sequence ATGAAGGTCAATCCGAGCGTCAAGAAGATCTGCGACAAGTGCAAGGTGATCCGCCGTCACGGCCGGGTCATGGTGATCTGCGAGAACCCGCGGCACAAGCAGCGGCAAGGCTGA
- the rpsM gene encoding 30S ribosomal protein S13, with the protein MARLVGVDLPRDKRIEVALTYIFGVGRTRALKTLEATGISGDKRVHELGDEELVKLRDWIEGNYKIEGDLRREVTADIRRKIEIGSYQGRRHRSGLPVRGQRTRTNARSRKGRRKAIAGKKKK; encoded by the coding sequence ATGGCACGCCTCGTAGGGGTCGACCTGCCGCGCGACAAGCGCATCGAGGTCGCTCTCACCTACATCTTCGGTGTAGGTCGTACTCGCGCCCTGAAGACGCTCGAAGCCACCGGGATCTCCGGTGACAAGCGCGTCCACGAACTGGGCGACGAGGAACTGGTCAAGCTCCGCGACTGGATCGAAGGCAACTACAAGATCGAAGGTGACCTCCGTCGTGAGGTGACCGCGGACATCCGCCGCAAGATCGAGATCGGGTCGTACCAGGGTCGCCGGCACCGCAGCGGCCTGCCGGTGCGTGGTCAGCGCACGCGGACCAACGCCCGCAGCCGTAAGGGTCGCCGTAAGGCGATCGCCGGCAAGAAGAAGAAGTGA
- the rpsK gene encoding 30S ribosomal protein S11: MPPKSRTAAGAKKVRRKEKKNVAAGHAHIKSTFNNTIVTITDPTGAVISWASAGTVGFKGSRKSTPFAAQMAAEAAGRRAMEHGMRKIDVFVKGPGSGRETAIRSLGAVGLEVGTIQDVTPTAHNGCRPPKRRRV, from the coding sequence ATGCCTCCCAAGAGCCGCACAGCGGCCGGCGCGAAGAAGGTGCGCCGCAAGGAGAAGAAGAACGTGGCCGCCGGCCACGCGCACATCAAGAGCACGTTCAACAACACGATCGTGACGATCACCGACCCGACCGGCGCGGTCATCTCGTGGGCCTCCGCGGGCACCGTCGGCTTCAAGGGTTCGCGCAAGTCGACCCCGTTCGCCGCGCAGATGGCAGCCGAGGCTGCCGGCCGGCGTGCGATGGAGCACGGCATGCGCAAGATCGACGTCTTCGTGAAGGGTCCCGGCTCCGGCCGTGAGACCGCGATCCGTTCGCTGGGAGCTGTCGGCCTCGAGGTCGGCACCATCCAGGACGTCACCCCGACCGCCCACAACGGCTGCCGCCCTCCCAAGCGGCGCCGGGTCTGA
- the rpsD gene encoding 30S ribosomal protein S4 — MARYTGPMTKKSRRLGVDLVGGDKAFERRPYPPGMHGRGRPKESEYLLQLREKQKARYAYGVLEKQFSLYYKEASRRPGKTGDNLLIILESRLDNVVYRAGLARTRRQARQLVVHGHFTVNGIKVNIPSYRVAAHDVIDVKAKSAETTPFIIARETHSERVVPAWLEALPDRLRILVHQLPTRAQIDTQVAEHLIVELYSKN, encoded by the coding sequence ATGGCCCGTTACACCGGACCCATGACCAAGAAGTCGCGCCGTCTCGGGGTCGACCTCGTCGGTGGCGACAAGGCGTTCGAGCGTCGTCCGTACCCGCCGGGTATGCACGGCCGCGGCCGTCCCAAGGAGAGCGAGTATCTGCTCCAGCTTCGTGAGAAGCAGAAGGCCCGCTACGCGTACGGCGTACTCGAGAAGCAGTTCAGCCTGTACTACAAGGAGGCCTCGCGGCGTCCTGGTAAGACCGGTGACAACCTGCTGATCATCCTCGAGTCCCGCCTCGACAACGTCGTGTACCGCGCCGGTCTGGCCCGGACGCGTCGTCAGGCCCGTCAGCTCGTCGTGCACGGTCACTTCACCGTGAACGGCATCAAGGTGAACATCCCGTCGTACCGGGTCGCGGCCCACGACGTGATCGACGTCAAGGCCAAGTCGGCCGAGACGACGCCGTTCATCATCGCCAGGGAGACCCACTCCGAGCGAGTGGTTCCGGCCTGGCTCGAGGCGCTGCCGGACCGGCTGCGGATCCTCGTGCACCAGCTGCCCACCCGGGCACAGATCGACACCCAGGTCGCCGAGCACCTGATCGTCGAGCTCTACTCGAAGAACTGA
- a CDS encoding DNA-directed RNA polymerase subunit alpha → MLIAQRPTLAEEVVDEHRSRFVIEPLEPGFGYTLGNSIRRTLLSSIPGAAVTSIKVDGVLHEFSTVAGVKEDATQLILNLKDLVVSSEHDEPVTMYLRKQGPGDVTAADIAPPAGVEVHNPDLKIATLNEKGRLEMELVVERGRGYVSAIQNKSADAEIGRMPVDSIYSPVLKVTYKVEATRVEQRTDFDRLVVDVETKPSMLPRDAVASAGKTLVELFGLARELNVEAEGIDIGPSPVDEQMAADLALPVEDLQLTVRSYNCLKREGIHTVGELISRSEQDLLDIRNFGSKSIDEVKLKLAEMGLSLKDSPPGFDLRAAAEAYGDDAEDEDESFAETEQY, encoded by the coding sequence GTGCTTATTGCGCAGCGTCCCACCCTGGCCGAAGAGGTCGTCGACGAGCACCGCTCGCGGTTCGTGATCGAGCCGCTCGAGCCGGGCTTCGGCTACACCCTCGGCAACTCCATCCGCCGTACCCTGCTGTCGTCCATCCCGGGCGCGGCCGTCACCAGCATCAAGGTCGACGGTGTCCTGCACGAGTTCTCGACCGTCGCCGGGGTGAAGGAAGACGCCACCCAGCTGATCTTGAACCTCAAGGACCTGGTCGTCTCCTCCGAGCACGACGAGCCGGTCACCATGTACCTGCGCAAGCAGGGCCCCGGTGACGTCACCGCCGCCGACATCGCGCCGCCGGCCGGTGTCGAGGTGCACAACCCGGACCTGAAGATCGCCACCCTGAACGAGAAGGGCCGGCTCGAGATGGAGCTGGTCGTCGAGCGGGGCCGCGGCTACGTGTCCGCGATCCAGAACAAGTCCGCGGACGCCGAGATCGGCCGGATGCCGGTCGACTCGATCTACTCCCCGGTCCTGAAGGTCACCTACAAGGTCGAGGCGACCCGTGTCGAGCAGCGCACCGACTTCGACCGTCTCGTCGTCGACGTCGAGACCAAGCCGTCGATGCTGCCGCGCGACGCCGTGGCGTCGGCCGGTAAGACCCTGGTCGAGCTGTTCGGCCTGGCCCGCGAGCTGAACGTCGAGGCCGAGGGCATCGACATCGGCCCGTCGCCGGTCGACGAGCAGATGGCCGCCGACCTGGCGCTGCCGGTCGAGGACCTGCAGCTGACCGTCCGGTCCTACAACTGCCTCAAGCGCGAGGGCATCCACACCGTCGGTGAGCTGATCTCGCGCAGCGAGCAGGACCTGCTGGACATCCGCAACTTCGGCTCCAAGTCGATCGACGAGGTCAAGCTGAAGCTGGCCGAGATGGGCCTGTCGCTGAAGGACTCGCCCCCCGGCTTCGACCTGCGCGCAGCCGCCGAGGCGTACGGCGACGACGCCGAGGACGAGGACGAGAGCTTCGCCGAGACCGAGCAGTACTGA
- the rplQ gene encoding 50S ribosomal protein L17, sunset domain variant: protein MPTPTKGNRLGGSAAHQKLILSNLATSLFEHGAITTTATKAKRLQPLAESLITKAKRGDLNSRRQVMKRIRDKSVVHVLFTEIGERFADRPGGYTRIIKLGPRKGDNAPMVKIELVEALADSPKAKAAAKKAAPAKKATAKKAAAKDEAAKDEAAEAPAEDAKVQDTVEGKFGADSAAPNADGSAPEGFDIKGNENSMKYHTTDSPWYDQTEAEVWFRTEEAAAAAGFTKAGETEDK, encoded by the coding sequence ATGCCTACCCCCACCAAGGGAAACCGTCTCGGCGGCAGCGCGGCGCACCAGAAGCTGATCCTCAGCAACCTGGCCACCTCGCTGTTCGAGCACGGCGCGATCACCACCACGGCGACCAAGGCCAAGCGCCTGCAGCCGCTGGCGGAGTCCTTGATCACCAAGGCCAAGCGCGGTGACCTGAACTCGCGCCGCCAGGTGATGAAGCGGATTCGCGACAAGTCCGTCGTGCACGTGCTGTTCACCGAGATCGGCGAGCGGTTCGCGGACCGTCCGGGTGGCTACACCCGGATCATCAAGCTCGGCCCGCGCAAGGGCGACAACGCCCCGATGGTGAAGATCGAGCTGGTCGAGGCACTGGCCGACTCGCCGAAGGCGAAGGCTGCCGCGAAGAAGGCCGCCCCGGCCAAGAAGGCGACCGCGAAGAAGGCCGCTGCCAAGGACGAGGCTGCCAAGGACGAGGCTGCCGAGGCTCCGGCCGAGGACGCCAAGGTCCAGGACACCGTCGAGGGCAAGTTCGGCGCCGACTCGGCCGCCCCGAACGCCGACGGCTCCGCGCCCGAGGGCTTCGACATCAAGGGCAACGAGAACTCGATGAAGTACCACACCACCGACTCGCCCTGGTACGACCAGACCGAGGCCGAGGTGTGGTTCCGCACCGAGGAGGCCGCCGCGGCCGCCGGCTTCACGAAGGCCGGCGAGACCGAGGACAAGTAG
- the truA gene encoding tRNA pseudouridine(38-40) synthase TruA, with amino-acid sequence MRLRIDLRYDGTGFHGWARQTALRSVQETLEEALRTVLRIAEPPMITCAGRTDTGVHARGQVTHVDLETDMPTRELLRRLNGVLPEDVAVTAVAVAPEGFDARFSAVARRYVYRVCDEPAAWDPLRRKEVLRVGRPLDVDRMNEAATKLLGEHDFAAFCKKREGASTVRALLAFSWDRVAPGLLEGTVIADAFCHSMVRALVGSVIPVGDGRREVDWPGAVLAAGVRDSAVTVMPAHGLTLEEVRYPADEELAKRAQESRQVRGEVHQRG; translated from the coding sequence GTGCGCTTGCGGATTGATCTGAGGTACGACGGCACCGGATTCCACGGCTGGGCCCGTCAGACCGCCCTCAGGAGCGTGCAGGAGACCCTGGAGGAGGCGCTCCGGACCGTACTGCGGATCGCGGAGCCTCCGATGATTACCTGCGCCGGCAGAACCGACACGGGCGTGCACGCCCGCGGCCAGGTCACCCATGTCGACCTGGAGACGGACATGCCGACCCGCGAGCTGCTGAGGCGGCTCAACGGCGTACTGCCCGAGGACGTCGCGGTGACGGCGGTCGCGGTGGCGCCGGAAGGCTTCGACGCCAGGTTCTCGGCCGTTGCCCGGCGCTACGTCTACCGCGTCTGCGACGAACCAGCGGCCTGGGATCCCCTGCGCCGCAAGGAAGTACTGCGAGTAGGCCGGCCACTCGACGTGGACCGGATGAACGAGGCCGCCACCAAGCTGCTGGGCGAGCACGACTTCGCTGCCTTCTGCAAGAAGCGCGAGGGTGCGAGCACTGTGCGAGCCCTGCTGGCCTTCAGTTGGGACAGAGTGGCACCGGGCTTGCTGGAGGGCACGGTGATCGCTGATGCCTTCTGTCATTCGATGGTGCGAGCCCTGGTCGGTTCAGTGATCCCTGTCGGCGACGGGCGGCGTGAGGTGGATTGGCCGGGCGCAGTGCTCGCCGCTGGAGTGCGGGACTCGGCAGTGACCGTGATGCCCGCGCATGGGCTGACCCTGGAAGAAGTGCGATACCCAGCAGACGAAGAACTGGCCAAGCGGGCGCAGGAGTCCCGCCAGGTCAGGGGAGAGGTGCACCAGCGTGGCTGA
- a CDS encoding class I SAM-dependent methyltransferase — translation MADHYFSAEPTSADVRRAVQARIWGKEYTFTTATGVFSRDRLDLGTSVLLREVPPPTGSHTVLDLGTGYGPIAVAIAVEAPDAQVWAVDVNSRALELTAENAKAAGVGDRVHPVLTDGVPEDVRFDEIWSNPAIHIGKPELHKMLLHWLARLAPQGVAWLVVGKNLGADSLQKWLGEQGYPCERTASAKGFRVLKVTATNQAATPS, via the coding sequence GTGGCTGACCACTACTTCTCGGCAGAGCCCACCTCAGCCGACGTACGCCGTGCTGTGCAGGCGCGGATCTGGGGCAAGGAGTACACCTTCACCACAGCGACCGGCGTGTTCTCCCGGGATCGCCTGGACCTCGGTACGTCGGTGCTGCTTCGCGAGGTGCCGCCGCCGACCGGGAGCCACACCGTCCTCGACCTGGGCACCGGGTACGGCCCGATCGCCGTGGCCATCGCGGTGGAGGCGCCCGATGCGCAGGTTTGGGCCGTGGACGTGAACTCCAGAGCCCTCGAACTCACCGCGGAGAACGCGAAGGCGGCCGGTGTCGGCGACCGCGTGCACCCGGTGCTGACGGACGGCGTACCGGAAGACGTACGGTTCGACGAGATCTGGTCGAACCCGGCGATCCACATCGGCAAGCCGGAACTGCACAAGATGCTGCTGCACTGGCTGGCCCGGCTCGCCCCGCAGGGCGTGGCCTGGCTGGTGGTCGGCAAGAACCTCGGCGCGGACTCGCTGCAGAAGTGGCTGGGTGAGCAGGGCTACCCGTGCGAGCGGACGGCCAGCGCCAAGGGATTCCGGGTCCTGAAAGTCACTGCAACGAACCAGGCCGCGACACCGTCCTGA
- a CDS encoding SigE family RNA polymerase sigma factor encodes MAAAETGTEAGAPDFELFVTERVDALLRFAYVLTGDTSLAEDAVQDALTTACARWGRVSRADDPEAYVKRMVVNAHISWWRRFRRREAPAAEPTRTAPPSVDGAAARADAEAVWALCSTLPDKQRAAVVLRFYEELSYAEIAGLLHCAEATARSHVHRALASLKDTLSKEGAEDA; translated from the coding sequence TTGGCGGCGGCAGAGACAGGAACCGAGGCAGGCGCACCCGACTTCGAGTTGTTCGTGACGGAGCGGGTCGACGCCCTGCTGCGGTTCGCCTATGTGCTGACCGGTGACACCTCCCTGGCTGAGGACGCCGTCCAGGACGCCCTGACGACGGCCTGCGCCCGCTGGGGGCGGGTCAGCCGTGCAGACGACCCAGAGGCGTACGTGAAGCGGATGGTGGTCAATGCGCACATCTCGTGGTGGCGTCGCTTCCGGCGCCGCGAGGCACCCGCTGCGGAGCCCACCCGGACAGCGCCGCCCAGTGTCGACGGTGCTGCCGCCAGGGCCGACGCGGAGGCCGTCTGGGCTCTCTGCTCGACACTGCCGGACAAGCAGCGAGCAGCCGTCGTACTGCGCTTCTACGAAGAGCTCTCGTACGCCGAGATCGCAGGGCTGCTCCACTGCGCCGAAGCGACGGCCAGGTCGCATGTACACAGGGCATTGGCGTCACTGAAGGACACACTGAGCAAGGAAGGAGCCGAGGATGCCTGA
- a CDS encoding ABC-F family ATP-binding cassette domain-containing protein produces MGHVDVAGIGFELPDGRVLLDDITFRVGDGAKVALVGANGSGKTTLTRIIAGDLKPHSGSIARSGGLGVMRQFVGSVRDSSTVRDLLLGVAPAAVQEAAVKLDQAELAMMEADDEKTQLRYAQAVADWGEVGGYDAEVLWDVCTTSALGIPYDNCRWREVKTLSGGEQKRLVLEALLRGPDEVLMLDEPDNYLDVPAKRWLEEQLNATQKTVLYISHDRELLANTATRIVTVELGAAGNTIWTHGGGFKTYHEARKHRFERFEELRRRWDEEHAKLKALVLMYKQKAAYNDGLASRYKAAQTRLRKFEEAGPPQAIPREQKVSMRLTGGRTGKRAVVATGLELTGLMKPFDLEVWYGERVAVLGSNGSGKSHFLRLLANGGTDPDIEHQPVGDVPIKPVAHTGNVKLGARVRPGWFAQTHEHPELVGRTLLEILHRGDDHREGMGRELASRKLDRYELAHAAEQTFDSLSGGQQARFQILLLELSGATLLLLDEPTDNLDVESAEALEEGLDSFDGTVLAVTHDRWFSRGFDRYLVFGSDGSVYESPTPIWDEGRVERAR; encoded by the coding sequence ATGGGTCACGTGGATGTCGCCGGAATCGGGTTCGAGTTGCCGGACGGGCGGGTGTTGCTGGACGACATCACCTTCCGGGTCGGGGACGGGGCCAAGGTGGCCCTGGTCGGGGCGAACGGTTCCGGTAAGACCACGCTGACCAGGATCATCGCGGGCGACCTGAAGCCGCACAGCGGCAGCATCGCGCGGTCCGGCGGACTCGGGGTGATGCGCCAGTTCGTCGGCTCGGTCCGCGACTCCTCGACGGTCCGCGATCTGCTCCTCGGGGTCGCGCCGGCCGCGGTACAGGAGGCCGCCGTCAAGCTCGATCAGGCCGAGCTGGCGATGATGGAGGCCGACGACGAGAAGACCCAGTTGCGTTATGCCCAGGCGGTCGCGGACTGGGGCGAGGTCGGCGGCTACGACGCCGAGGTGCTCTGGGACGTCTGTACGACCTCGGCGCTCGGCATCCCGTACGACAACTGCCGCTGGCGTGAGGTGAAGACCTTGTCGGGCGGTGAGCAGAAACGCCTCGTCCTGGAAGCGCTGCTGCGCGGCCCCGACGAGGTGCTGATGCTGGACGAGCCGGACAACTACCTCGACGTACCGGCGAAGCGCTGGCTCGAGGAGCAGCTCAACGCCACCCAGAAGACCGTGCTCTACATCAGCCACGACCGCGAGTTGCTGGCCAACACCGCGACCCGGATCGTCACCGTCGAACTAGGTGCCGCAGGCAACACCATCTGGACGCACGGCGGTGGCTTCAAGACGTACCACGAGGCCCGCAAGCACCGGTTCGAACGGTTCGAGGAGCTGCGTCGCCGGTGGGACGAGGAGCACGCCAAACTCAAAGCCCTGGTGCTGATGTACAAGCAGAAGGCGGCGTACAACGACGGCCTCGCCTCGCGCTACAAGGCCGCCCAGACGCGGCTGCGCAAGTTCGAGGAGGCCGGGCCGCCGCAGGCGATCCCGCGCGAGCAGAAGGTCAGCATGCGGCTCACCGGCGGCCGCACCGGCAAGCGCGCCGTCGTTGCGACCGGGCTCGAGCTGACCGGCCTGATGAAGCCGTTCGACCTGGAGGTCTGGTACGGCGAACGCGTGGCCGTCCTGGGTTCGAACGGTTCCGGCAAGTCGCACTTCCTGCGGCTGCTCGCCAATGGTGGAACGGATCCGGACATCGAGCACCAGCCGGTCGGCGACGTGCCGATCAAACCGGTCGCGCACACCGGCAACGTCAAGCTGGGCGCACGGGTCCGGCCCGGCTGGTTCGCGCAGACGCACGAGCACCCGGAGCTGGTCGGCCGGACGCTGCTGGAGATCCTGCACCGCGGCGACGACCACCGCGAGGGGATGGGCCGCGAGCTGGCGTCGCGCAAGCTCGACCGGTACGAGCTGGCGCACGCCGCCGAGCAGACCTTCGACAGCTTGTCGGGCGGGCAGCAGGCGCGGTTCCAGATCCTGCTGCTGGAGTTGTCGGGCGCTACCTTGCTGCTGCTCGACGAGCCGACGGACAACCTGGACGTGGAGTCTGCCGAGGCGCTGGAGGAAGGCCTGGACTCCTTCGACGGAACGGTGCTCGCGGTCACCCACGACCGCTGGTTCTCCCGCGGCTTCGACCGCTACCTGGTCTTCGGCAGCGACGGTTCGGTCTACGAGTCCCCGACCCCGATCTGGGACGAGGGCCGGGTGGAACGCGCTCGTTAA